The sequence ATCCCTaatcatagaaaagaaaagtacgTATATCTACCATCTACAATATTCGTCATAAACTTGAGCTGGATCGATGGCTAGCTCAACCACTGTTCTTAGGTCATCCCAGTTTCCATTAACGAAGAAATCATCTCCAATAACTGGGTTCCGAAAGCCCTGGCAAGCTGCTGTAAATGGAGCTTCAGTTACTGAATCATACTGACCACCCATAAAAAGGTGATTCCTTTCATGGTCAACTTGGTCTATGGTGACGACAGGCTTCCTTTCATTTCTTCGAACAAACGAGTCTCCAAAACTTACATCCTGCTCAGTACTGGTTTCAGATTCAAAGCTGcatgtttttgaatttgaatcaCAGTTAATGGGTTTTTGCTCAGTTGCTGGTGCTGCAGATAGGTGCTTTTTGTTG is a genomic window of Populus alba chromosome 5, ASM523922v2, whole genome shotgun sequence containing:
- the LOC118061731 gene encoding transcription factor JUNGBRUNNEN 1-like isoform X2 → MGSSNTAEDKEWYFFCLRGRKYRNSIRPNRVTRSGFWKATGIDKPIYSDKETHECIGLKKCLVYYRGSAGKGTKTDWMMHEFRLPPNGKTTNPLNARNIEQEAEVWTLCRILKRIPSNKKHLSAAPATEQKPINCDSNSKTCSFESETSTEQDVSFGDSFVRRNERKPVVTIDQVDHERNHLFMGGQYDSVTEAPFTAACQGFRNPVIGDDFFVNGNWDDLRTVVELAIDPAQVYDEYCRW